In Arcobacter ellisii, a genomic segment contains:
- a CDS encoding efflux RND transporter periplasmic adaptor subunit — translation MIKKSLVAISFLFLGFNGLIANETKTASEAPALPVQTFTITKQDNTTNKTYPTILKAYEQVNVMARVQGTLIEKHFKEGDFVKKGTLLYKIEPDTYLANFNMKKAEFTKAKKDYERAKSLITSKSISPQAYDDYIYQYESSKAALEEAQISLNYTNVTAPIDGIVGIKKFDIGDLVGKNDYTSLLLTITNTNPIHAEFSLPKNDMNEFLSQIKSKNIKIKLIADNKTYENGEIDFIAPTIDTNTDTLLLRAKFENPNNELIVGNFTKIEISNLSLGDVFVVPENAVLKTAQANIVFVVDENNIAKPRPVVTGNLVKDGIVIKSGLKPNEQIVTSNFAKLRPDTKVQIVNKEK, via the coding sequence ATGATAAAAAAATCTTTAGTTGCAATATCTTTCCTTTTTTTAGGATTTAATGGTTTAATTGCAAATGAGACAAAAACAGCAAGTGAAGCACCTGCTTTACCTGTACAAACTTTTACAATAACAAAACAAGATAATACAACAAATAAAACTTATCCAACTATTTTAAAAGCTTATGAACAAGTTAATGTTATGGCAAGAGTTCAAGGAACTTTAATTGAGAAACATTTTAAAGAGGGAGATTTTGTAAAAAAAGGAACTTTACTTTATAAAATTGAGCCTGATACTTATTTAGCAAATTTTAATATGAAAAAAGCTGAATTTACAAAAGCTAAAAAAGATTATGAAAGAGCTAAATCTTTAATAACTTCAAAATCTATTAGTCCTCAAGCTTACGATGATTATATATATCAATATGAGAGTTCAAAAGCTGCACTTGAAGAAGCACAAATTAGTTTAAATTATACAAATGTAACAGCTCCAATTGATGGAATTGTTGGGATTAAAAAATTTGATATTGGTGATTTAGTTGGAAAAAATGATTATACTTCATTACTTCTTACAATTACAAATACAAATCCAATTCATGCAGAATTTTCTTTACCAAAAAATGATATGAATGAATTTTTATCTCAAATAAAAAGTAAAAATATAAAAATTAAATTAATTGCCGATAATAAAACTTATGAAAATGGAGAGATAGATTTTATTGCTCCAACAATAGACACAAATACAGATACTTTACTTTTAAGAGCAAAATTTGAGAATCCAAATAATGAATTAATTGTTGGAAACTTTACAAAAATAGAGATTTCAAATCTATCTTTAGGTGATGTTTTTGTTGTTCCTGAAAATGCTGTATTAAAAACTGCACAAGCAAATATTGTTTTTGTTGTTGATGAAAATAATATAGCAAAACCAAGACCAGTAGTTACGGGAAATTTGGTAAAAGATGGAATAGTAATAAAAAGTGGTTTAAAACCTAACGAACAAATTGTAACTAGTAATTTTGCAAAATTAAGACCAGATACAAAAGTTCAAATTGTAAATAAAGAGAAATAA
- a CDS encoding TolC family protein, whose translation MKKIYYIFLTPLFLYGQNLEELVDLSIQNRLINASEQNLESVKDEYKSVKSGYLPSLDLGGKYGIAEKETQSLAKKAGSVNASLNYTLYDGGKKPNVYDSYESTIKSGEESLESLKNEISLTVINYYFNYLSLISQKEAKLKEIEQLESQLERLSRFLNAGTTTEDEVQKLVSSVENSKVTLQEIELEIITILHNLEYITGNKVDITAGSNIKELEDISKNAQRFDIKSLEFDVQTKLSNAKAQKSGYLPTITLDNTYSYYDNNFDNKAYENNALDHQNITSANLSWNIFSFGETKYKYESAYKSYLASKLNYEYEKNKANVDLQLALKAYDIAKAKIKSAEANLKASESAYEVIKSKFENGLVDNVAYLQSLSEKFDALSQLKTSINDLEIKKANIIYNSGKKLEEYIK comes from the coding sequence TTGAAAAAGATATATTATATTTTTTTAACGCCGCTTTTTTTATATGGTCAAAATTTGGAGGAATTAGTTGATTTATCTATTCAAAATAGATTAATTAATGCATCTGAACAAAATTTGGAATCTGTAAAAGATGAATATAAAAGTGTAAAAAGTGGTTATTTACCTAGTTTAGATCTTGGTGGAAAATATGGAATAGCTGAAAAAGAGACACAAAGTTTAGCTAAAAAAGCAGGAAGTGTTAATGCTAGTTTAAATTATACACTTTATGATGGTGGGAAAAAACCTAATGTTTATGATAGTTATGAATCAACTATAAAAAGTGGTGAAGAGTCTTTAGAATCTTTAAAAAATGAAATCTCTTTAACAGTAATAAACTACTATTTTAATTATTTATCATTAATCTCTCAAAAAGAGGCAAAATTAAAAGAGATTGAACAACTTGAATCTCAACTTGAAAGATTAAGTAGATTTTTAAATGCAGGAACAACAACAGAAGATGAAGTTCAAAAACTTGTTTCGAGTGTTGAAAATTCTAAAGTTACTTTACAAGAAATTGAACTTGAAATTATTACAATCTTACATAATTTAGAATATATAACAGGAAATAAAGTTGATATAACAGCTGGTTCTAATATAAAAGAGTTAGAAGATATTTCTAAAAATGCCCAAAGATTTGACATTAAATCTTTAGAATTTGATGTGCAAACAAAATTAAGTAATGCAAAGGCTCAAAAAAGTGGTTATTTACCTACAATAACACTTGATAATACTTATTCATATTATGATAATAACTTTGATAATAAAGCTTATGAAAACAATGCTTTAGACCATCAAAATATTACATCAGCAAATTTATCTTGGAATATTTTTTCATTTGGTGAAACAAAATATAAATATGAATCTGCTTACAAATCATATTTAGCCTCAAAATTAAATTATGAATATGAAAAAAATAAAGCTAATGTTGATTTGCAACTTGCACTAAAAGCTTATGATATTGCAAAAGCAAAAATAAAATCTGCTGAGGCAAATCTAAAAGCTAGTGAAAGTGCTTATGAAGTAATCAAATCAAAATTTGAAAATGGTTTAGTTGATAATGTTGCATATTTACAAAGTCTTAGTGAAAAATTTGATGCACTAAGTCAATTAAAAACGTCAATAAATGATTTAGAAATAAAAAAAGCAAATATCATTTATAACAGTGGAAAAAAATTAGAGGAGTATATAAAATGA
- a CDS encoding MarR family winged helix-turn-helix transcriptional regulator, producing MNKKYIDDFYNRVSEDKKCEIFALSLPLFLINKDLMVKSENFLKTNYDLLHTDIDVLASLYFNGKDYIMSPTELYDALILSSGGMTKVLKKLQDRGLIKRDSVTNDKRKNLVCLTQKGIELTEEIMDNKALMVEKSFSVLDKKEKENLKNILSKVLYSLN from the coding sequence ATGAATAAAAAATATATAGATGATTTTTACAATAGAGTTTCAGAAGATAAAAAATGTGAAATATTTGCATTATCTTTGCCATTGTTTTTGATAAATAAAGATTTGATGGTTAAGTCAGAGAATTTTTTAAAAACAAATTATGATTTGTTACACACAGATATAGATGTTTTGGCATCGTTATATTTCAACGGTAAAGATTATATTATGTCTCCAACTGAATTATATGATGCCTTAATACTATCTTCAGGTGGAATGACAAAAGTTTTGAAAAAACTTCAAGATAGGGGACTGATAAAAAGAGATTCAGTAACAAATGATAAAAGAAAAAATTTAGTCTGTTTAACTCAAAAAGGTATAGAATTAACAGAAGAGATTATGGATAATAAGGCTTTAATGGTTGAAAAATCTTTTTCTGTTTTAGATAAAAAAGAGAAAGAAAATTTAAAAAATATTCTTTCAAAAGTTCTTTATTCTTTAAATTAA
- a CDS encoding sensor domain-containing diguanylate cyclase, with protein sequence MQKFLVLFLLITFSFANEIKQIDLTQAKWEYKWGDSPFENDIPLWTNDKENDSSWQKIDFPSNPENRNNQTNVWYRVKLPDVLPNDPNLYIVSIDLITQVYFENRQIYHFGEFNNEGKGEYKGWPWHLIKLPNDSAGKYIYFRIFSDYGDIGFFGEIKISSKGDLYEQMLQFDIPKIMVGSVSIFVSVLFLLTFLSKFKRLELSILGLMFLTQGLNVLFSAKILEIYFHYPLFKQYILAIAFFFFPIGMALFMDKTINGKVPFNLIKRIWQIHLIYLIGAIFGSLLGFFSLPSTYECFDIFYNFITLPILTFFMIYFFFKGNKETKIITFSFFIISIYWLYSSLIAAALVPWEEYPSDIAVFICLLLLSYSMVNKLNYTQELEEAKAELTILSSTDYLTKLDNRKNIDSVLKINENMYKRYKDNFSVILLDIDDFKKVNDNYGHLVGDNVLIEFAKILTKYTRQTDIVGRWGGEEFIIICPKTNLEETLILAQKLREKIASHNFGIVGTKTASIGVTTFRENDTITELLSRVDDALYLAKLKGKNRVEMEV encoded by the coding sequence ATGCAAAAGTTTCTAGTATTATTTCTTTTAATTACCTTTTCTTTTGCTAATGAAATAAAACAAATTGATTTAACCCAAGCAAAATGGGAATATAAATGGGGTGATTCTCCTTTTGAAAATGATATTCCTCTTTGGACAAATGATAAAGAAAACGACTCTTCTTGGCAAAAAATAGATTTTCCTAGCAATCCAGAAAATAGAAATAATCAAACAAATGTTTGGTATAGAGTAAAACTTCCTGATGTTTTACCAAATGACCCTAATTTATACATAGTTAGTATTGATTTAATTACTCAAGTTTATTTTGAAAATAGACAAATATATCATTTTGGAGAATTTAATAATGAAGGAAAAGGTGAATATAAAGGTTGGCCTTGGCATTTAATAAAACTTCCAAATGATAGTGCAGGAAAATATATCTATTTTAGAATATTTTCAGATTATGGGGATATTGGATTTTTTGGAGAGATAAAAATATCTTCAAAAGGTGACTTATATGAGCAAATGTTACAGTTTGATATTCCAAAAATTATGGTTGGTTCTGTTTCTATTTTTGTTTCAGTTCTATTTTTATTAACATTTTTATCAAAATTTAAAAGATTAGAGTTATCAATTTTAGGGTTAATGTTTTTAACTCAAGGATTAAATGTACTTTTTTCAGCAAAAATACTTGAAATCTATTTTCATTATCCTCTTTTTAAACAATATATTTTAGCAATTGCATTTTTCTTTTTCCCTATTGGAATGGCTCTTTTTATGGATAAAACTATAAATGGGAAAGTACCTTTTAATCTTATAAAAAGAATTTGGCAAATACATTTAATATATCTAATTGGTGCAATCTTTGGTTCTCTTTTAGGATTTTTTTCTCTTCCTTCAACTTATGAATGTTTCGATATTTTTTACAATTTTATAACTCTTCCTATTTTGACTTTTTTTATGATTTATTTCTTTTTTAAAGGTAATAAAGAGACAAAAATTATTACCTTTAGTTTTTTTATTATCTCTATTTATTGGCTTTACTCTTCTTTAATTGCAGCTGCGCTTGTGCCTTGGGAAGAGTATCCAAGTGATATTGCAGTATTTATTTGTTTATTACTTTTATCTTATTCGATGGTAAATAAATTAAACTATACTCAAGAGTTAGAAGAGGCAAAAGCTGAATTAACTATTTTATCTTCAACTGATTATTTAACAAAATTAGACAATCGTAAAAATATCGATTCTGTTTTGAAAATAAATGAAAATATGTATAAAAGATATAAAGATAATTTTTCAGTAATATTATTAGATATTGATGATTTTAAAAAAGTTAATGATAATTATGGACATTTAGTTGGAGATAATGTGCTTATTGAGTTTGCCAAAATTTTGACAAAATACACAAGACAAACAGATATTGTAGGACGTTGGGGAGGAGAAGAGTTTATTATTATTTGTCCAAAAACAAATTTAGAAGAAACTTTAATTTTGGCTCAAAAATTAAGAGAAAAAATTGCTTCACATAACTTTGGTATAGTTGGTACAAAAACAGCTAGTATAGGTGTTACAACTTTTAGAGAAAATGACACAATAACAGAACTCTTATCAAGAGTTGATGATGCTTTATATCTTGCAAAATTAAAAGGAAAAAATAGAGTAGAAATGGAAGTTTAA
- a CDS encoding exodeoxyribonuclease III has protein sequence MGKLYKFISWNVNGIRAVDKKEALKWVDENDIHLLGVQETKSMKNQIPKTIFNKEFKKIMASESKIKGRSGTAIFTDIETTFECTCPSVDILDEGRINEVHFNLGDKNIAFFNVYFPNGQSKEERLDYKMEFYDRFLNHCENLKKDGKSIIVCGDVNTAHTEIDIARPKANENTSGFLQMERDWITKFLSHGYIDTFRLINGDIKDKYSWWSYRANARANNVGWRIDYFYISSDLKDYVKDAYILDNIEGSDHCPIGLEMEF, from the coding sequence ATGGGGAAATTATATAAATTTATTTCATGGAATGTAAATGGAATTAGAGCTGTTGATAAGAAAGAGGCTTTAAAATGGGTAGATGAGAATGATATTCATCTTCTTGGTGTTCAAGAAACAAAATCTATGAAAAACCAAATCCCAAAAACAATTTTTAATAAAGAGTTTAAAAAAATAATGGCAAGCGAGTCAAAAATCAAAGGTAGAAGTGGAACAGCTATTTTTACAGATATAGAAACTACATTTGAATGTACTTGTCCTAGTGTTGATATTCTTGATGAAGGAAGAATAAATGAGGTTCATTTTAATTTAGGAGATAAAAATATTGCATTTTTTAATGTATATTTCCCTAATGGACAAAGTAAAGAAGAGAGACTTGATTATAAAATGGAGTTTTATGATAGATTTTTAAATCATTGTGAAAATCTAAAAAAAGATGGAAAATCTATTATTGTTTGTGGTGATGTAAATACAGCTCACACTGAAATTGATATTGCTAGACCAAAAGCAAATGAAAATACAAGTGGATTTTTGCAAATGGAAAGAGATTGGATAACAAAGTTTTTATCACATGGATATATTGATACTTTTAGACTTATAAATGGTGATATAAAAGATAAATACTCTTGGTGGAGTTATAGAGCAAATGCAAGAGCAAATAATGTTGGCTGGAGAATTGACTACTTTTATATTAGTTCTGATTTAAAAGATTATGTAAAAGATGCTTATATTTTAGATAATATTGAGGGAAGTGACCACTGTCCAATTGGTCTTGAAATGGAGTTTTAA
- a CDS encoding sulfite exporter TauE/SafE family protein, with protein MTELILGVLTFLTSTVAGVVGIGGGMMLIAILPSFLPLNALIPVHGLTQMSSNFSRAVFGYKDVQYEVIPKFLLGSIVGIGIFAAIINFISLEYVPLFIGAYILLSLWSQKFNDKIKKFENYYIIGFFQTGLSIVVGATGPLTMTILLKDYKDKDKVVATGAALMSITHILKVFVFMYFGFVFFDYIGIIVAMIIGAVAGSWAGTQLRDKIDGKKFTIILKVLLTALAIKVIVDVFI; from the coding sequence ATGACAGAATTAATTCTAGGAGTTTTAACTTTTTTAACTTCAACTGTTGCAGGAGTTGTTGGAATTGGTGGAGGGATGATGTTAATTGCAATTTTACCTTCATTTTTACCATTAAATGCTCTTATTCCTGTTCATGGTTTAACTCAAATGTCAAGTAATTTTAGCCGTGCAGTTTTTGGATATAAAGATGTTCAATATGAGGTAATTCCAAAGTTTTTATTAGGTTCAATAGTTGGTATTGGGATATTTGCTGCAATTATTAATTTTATCTCTTTAGAGTATGTTCCTTTATTTATTGGAGCTTATATTTTACTCTCTCTTTGGTCGCAAAAATTTAATGACAAAATTAAAAAGTTTGAAAATTACTACATTATAGGTTTCTTTCAAACAGGATTATCAATAGTTGTTGGGGCAACAGGACCACTTACTATGACTATATTATTAAAAGATTACAAAGATAAAGACAAAGTTGTGGCAACTGGTGCTGCACTTATGAGTATAACTCATATTCTAAAAGTTTTTGTTTTTATGTATTTTGGTTTCGTATTTTTTGATTATATTGGAATTATAGTTGCAATGATTATTGGTGCAGTTGCTGGAAGTTGGGCTGGAACTCAATTAAGAGATAAAATTGATGGAAAAAAATTTACAATTATCTTAAAAGTTTTATTAACAGCTTTAGCTATAAAAGTGATAGTTGATGTATTCATTTAG
- a CDS encoding GNAT family N-acetyltransferase, whose amino-acid sequence MYSFRVANSLDIPNLSKLLNELFSLEKEFIPNETLQKKAFETIINDEKIGNILLCTYENRVVAMVNLLYSFSTALGSRVVILEDMIVSNKYRDKNIGSKLLEFAKEFAKSKGIERITLLTDDDNFKAHKFYEKNGFKKSSMVVFRTFLNE is encoded by the coding sequence ATGTATTCATTTAGAGTTGCAAATAGTTTAGATATACCAAATTTATCTAAACTTTTAAATGAACTTTTTTCTCTAGAAAAAGAGTTCATTCCAAATGAAACTTTACAAAAAAAAGCTTTTGAAACAATTATAAATGATGAAAAAATAGGAAATATTTTACTTTGTACCTATGAAAATAGAGTTGTTGCGATGGTAAATCTTTTATACTCTTTTTCAACAGCATTAGGAAGTAGGGTAGTTATTTTAGAAGATATGATTGTTTCAAATAAATATAGAGATAAAAATATAGGTTCAAAATTATTAGAATTTGCAAAAGAGTTTGCAAAATCAAAAGGTATAGAAAGAATAACTCTTTTAACTGATGATGATAATTTTAAAGCCCATAAATTTTATGAAAAGAATGGTTTTAAAAAATCCTCAATGGTTGTTTTTAGAACTTTTTTAAACGAATAG
- a CDS encoding AEC family transporter — translation MEYIFTSLVPVFGLILIGYFFKRISFPSHEFWPMADKLTYFVLMPALLIFKLSNAKFDANSINFVLVSLIAIFFTMIILIIFNKISPTKNSSFTSIIQGGIRFNTYVFLALSGSIFGDEGLVLSAIILTFAIPFINILCVTIFALYSDNNKLDFIYLVKSIVKNPLIIGCVIGGAINFLSVPIPVSIENLLEILSKAALPLGLLSIGYALVLKELNSAKKDLIISCIGKFIILPLFIYSFGMMFGLNEIMISILVLFSVLPTAPSSFILARQLGGDITLMTSIITVQTLASALFIILFLKLFV, via the coding sequence ATGGAATATATTTTTACAAGTTTAGTTCCTGTTTTTGGACTAATATTAATTGGTTATTTTTTTAAAAGAATAAGTTTTCCATCACATGAATTTTGGCCAATGGCTGATAAACTCACTTATTTTGTATTAATGCCTGCACTTTTAATATTTAAACTTTCAAATGCAAAGTTTGATGCAAATAGTATAAATTTTGTTTTAGTTTCACTTATTGCAATATTTTTTACAATGATTATTTTAATAATCTTTAACAAAATAAGCCCTACAAAAAATAGTTCTTTTACTTCAATAATTCAAGGTGGAATAAGATTTAATACTTATGTTTTTTTAGCTTTAAGTGGTTCTATTTTTGGAGATGAAGGTTTAGTTTTAAGTGCTATTATTTTAACTTTTGCAATTCCATTTATAAATATTTTATGTGTAACTATCTTTGCTCTTTATTCAGATAATAACAAACTTGATTTTATATATTTAGTAAAATCTATAGTAAAAAATCCATTGATTATTGGATGTGTTATTGGAGGTGCAATCAATTTTTTATCAGTTCCAATTCCAGTTAGTATAGAAAATTTACTTGAGATTTTAAGTAAAGCTGCACTTCCACTTGGACTTTTATCTATTGGATATGCTTTAGTATTAAAAGAATTAAATAGTGCAAAAAAAGATTTAATAATTAGCTGTATTGGAAAGTTTATAATCTTACCACTGTTTATTTATAGTTTTGGAATGATGTTTGGATTAAATGAAATAATGATTTCAATTTTAGTTTTATTTTCTGTTTTACCAACAGCTCCAAGTTCATTTATCCTTGCAAGGCAACTTGGAGGAGATATAACACTTATGACAAGTATTATTACAGTACAAACTTTAGCATCTGCTCTTTTTATAATACTATTTTTAAAACTATTCGTTTAA
- a CDS encoding YhcH/YjgK/YiaL family protein has translation MAIFGNLETVKAQVDNTKFEKAFLYIQKLQDKNSFEYKSICNIGLDECNKIVLDENSFILEQAYITKDKKDCLFESHKKYIDIQYMFEGDEIMEVENVNNLLIQTPYKEDLDYAKYAQSLNSSSLVIRKNELAIFYPNDAHMPCIKVNENKKIIKAVFKIAV, from the coding sequence ATGGCAATTTTTGGAAATTTAGAAACTGTAAAAGCTCAAGTTGATAATACAAAGTTTGAAAAAGCTTTTTTATATATCCAAAAATTGCAAGATAAAAACTCTTTTGAATATAAATCAATTTGTAATATAGGTCTTGACGAATGTAATAAAATTGTTTTAGATGAAAACTCTTTTATTTTAGAACAAGCTTATATTACAAAAGATAAAAAAGATTGTTTATTTGAATCTCATAAAAAATATATTGATATTCAGTATATGTTTGAAGGGGATGAGATTATGGAAGTTGAAAATGTAAACAATCTTCTTATTCAAACTCCTTATAAAGAGGATTTAGATTATGCGAAATATGCCCAATCTTTGAACTCTTCATCTTTAGTTATTAGAAAAAATGAACTAGCTATTTTTTATCCAAATGATGCACATATGCCTTGCATTAAAGTAAATGAAAACAAAAAAATAATAAAAGCTGTTTTTAAAATAGCTGTTTGA
- a CDS encoding glucose-6-phosphate isomerase, whose protein sequence is MKNNLYYPQVSLSDEEIFAEIKKEREHIGYYSLPYEDTTFLKAKLDSLNFTQKQIAIIGIGGSTLGTYAIYNFMKYNKQHNKTLKKELFFFESTDPVNLNGTLSQINLEDTLFIVISKSGTTIETISIFKYLMSITKIDKSNLLIITEDDSKLNTFAKANDINSFDIPKNVGGRFSVLSNVGLVPLYLAGFNIDELLKGAKKISTSFFEQNDLYDHLIKKARTYYEYKDIYNVNAIFSYSQLLEGFNKWYIQLWGESLGKIDVNNTNQGLTPIGLLGPVDQHSFLQLIVEGKRDKTVTFIKIKDFKDNTKIAPITLEGLEDLDYINNLDFKELINLQADATIASVKEYKKDIPIDLIEIEEISEYEIGKLLFYYELLTSIVGKFLRINTYDQPGVEGGKIILKEMLKTKN, encoded by the coding sequence GTGAAAAATAACCTATATTATCCGCAAGTATCATTAAGTGATGAAGAAATCTTTGCAGAAATAAAAAAAGAAAGAGAGCATATAGGTTATTACTCTCTTCCTTATGAAGATACTACTTTTTTAAAAGCTAAATTAGATAGTCTGAATTTTACTCAAAAACAAATAGCTATCATTGGAATTGGGGGAAGTACTTTAGGAACTTATGCTATTTATAATTTTATGAAATATAATAAGCAACATAATAAAACTCTAAAAAAAGAGCTTTTTTTCTTTGAAAGTACAGACCCTGTTAACTTAAATGGAACATTAAGCCAAATTAATTTAGAAGATACATTATTTATCGTAATTTCAAAATCTGGGACTACAATAGAGACTATTTCTATTTTTAAATATTTAATGTCAATTACAAAAATTGATAAATCAAACTTATTAATAATTACAGAAGATGATAGTAAGTTAAATACTTTTGCAAAAGCAAATGATATTAACTCTTTTGATATTCCTAAAAATGTTGGTGGAAGATTTTCTGTATTATCTAATGTTGGATTAGTGCCTTTATATTTAGCTGGATTTAATATTGATGAATTATTAAAAGGTGCAAAAAAAATATCAACATCTTTTTTTGAACAAAATGATTTATATGACCATTTAATCAAAAAAGCAAGAACATATTATGAATATAAAGATATTTACAATGTAAATGCGATTTTTTCATATTCTCAATTATTAGAAGGATTTAATAAATGGTATATTCAACTTTGGGGTGAAAGTCTTGGAAAAATTGATGTAAATAATACCAATCAAGGTTTAACTCCAATTGGACTTTTAGGACCAGTTGACCAACACTCTTTCTTACAATTAATTGTTGAAGGGAAAAGAGATAAAACTGTAACATTTATAAAAATCAAGGATTTTAAAGATAATACAAAAATTGCTCCAATTACTTTAGAAGGATTGGAAGATTTAGATTACATAAATAATCTTGATTTTAAAGAACTTATCAATCTTCAAGCAGATGCTACAATTGCTTCTGTTAAAGAGTATAAAAAAGATATTCCAATAGATTTAATTGAAATTGAAGAGATTAGTGAATATGAAATTGGGAAACTATTATTCTATTATGAATTATTAACTTCAATTGTTGGAAAATTCTTAAGAATAAATACTTACGACCAGCCAGGTGTTGAAGGTGGTAAAATTATTTTAAAAGAGATGTTAAAAACAAAAAATTAG
- the galU gene encoding UTP--glucose-1-phosphate uridylyltransferase GalU has protein sequence MSKENPIKKCLFPAAGYGTRFLPATKATPKEMLPVLTKPLIQYGVEEALAAGMDTMAVVTGRGKRAIEDHFDISYELEHQIKGTSKEHYLTEIRSVITKCTFSYTRQIEMKGLGHAILCGETLIGDQPFAVLLADDLCDAPNKGVLAQMVDLYKKYHCSIVAIEEVPKEETNKYGVIAGNEIEPGIFMVKDMVEKPEPEVAPSNLAIIGRYILTPDIFNIIRETKPGKGGEIQITDALLTQAKKGMVLAFKFEGQRFDCGSIDGFVKATNYFYDKETKKEAAAKKETGAK, from the coding sequence ATGAGTAAAGAAAATCCAATCAAAAAATGTCTATTCCCAGCTGCTGGGTATGGTACAAGATTTTTACCTGCAACTAAAGCAACACCTAAAGAGATGTTACCAGTTTTAACTAAACCACTTATTCAGTATGGAGTTGAAGAAGCACTTGCTGCTGGTATGGATACAATGGCTGTTGTAACAGGTAGAGGTAAAAGAGCAATTGAAGATCATTTTGATATTTCTTATGAACTTGAACATCAAATTAAAGGTACAAGTAAAGAACATTATTTAACAGAAATTAGATCTGTTATTACTAAATGTACTTTCTCTTATACTAGACAAATTGAGATGAAAGGTTTAGGTCATGCTATTTTATGTGGAGAAACTTTAATTGGTGACCAACCTTTTGCTGTTTTACTTGCAGATGACTTATGTGATGCTCCAAATAAAGGTGTTTTAGCACAAATGGTTGATTTATATAAAAAATATCACTGTTCAATCGTAGCTATTGAAGAAGTTCCAAAAGAAGAAACAAATAAATATGGTGTTATTGCTGGGAATGAAATTGAACCTGGAATTTTTATGGTAAAAGATATGGTTGAAAAACCTGAACCAGAAGTTGCACCTTCAAATCTTGCAATTATTGGAAGATATATTTTAACTCCAGATATTTTTAATATTATTAGAGAAACAAAACCAGGTAAAGGTGGAGAAATCCAAATTACTGATGCTTTATTAACTCAAGCAAAAAAAGGTATGGTTTTAGCTTTCAAATTTGAAGGACAAAGATTTGACTGTGGAAGTATTGATGGATTTGTAAAAGCTACAAACTATTTTTACGATAAAGAAACAAAAAAAGAAGCAGCAGCAAAAAAAGAGACTGGAGCAAAATAA